Proteins from a single region of Desulfobacteraceae bacterium:
- a CDS encoding nitrogenase molybdenum-iron protein subunit beta has translation MLLRHTTSEIKERTALTVNPAKTCQPIGAMYAALGIHGCMPHSHGSQGCYAYHRSALTRHYKEPVIAATSAFTEGASVFGGQANLLQAIDNIFNVYNPEVIAVHTTCLSETIGDDIPQIVNKAVAEGKVPAGKHVIHANTPSYVGSHVTGFAGMTKAMVDYFAETGGPRSKTINLIPGFVEPSDMAEMRRMTAEMGLETIIFPDTSGVLNGPMTGKYRMYPPGGVTVEALRRTGCSQGTVALGRLASGDAARALDVKCKVPCQILDLPIGLAATDRFVDTLHRMAGVGVADSLTFERGQMVDIIADMHQYFYGKRVGLVGDPDQLLALTQFLVSLDMAPVYLVTGSPAGKKYEKRLRAAVEGVPQEVKIKVGGDMYLFHQWIKQAPVDLVIGNSYVKYIARDEDIPYVRHGFPILDRVGHSYFPTVGYRGGMRLLEKILDALLDRKDRDATDIGFELVM, from the coding sequence ATGTTACTGCGTCACACCACCAGCGAGATCAAAGAGCGCACGGCCTTGACCGTCAACCCGGCCAAAACCTGCCAGCCGATCGGCGCCATGTACGCCGCCCTCGGCATCCACGGCTGCATGCCCCACAGCCACGGCTCCCAGGGCTGCTACGCCTACCACCGCAGCGCGCTCACGCGCCACTACAAGGAGCCGGTGATCGCCGCCACCAGCGCCTTCACCGAAGGGGCCTCGGTCTTCGGCGGCCAGGCCAACCTGCTGCAGGCCATCGACAACATCTTCAACGTCTACAACCCGGAAGTGATCGCGGTGCACACCACCTGTCTTTCGGAGACCATCGGCGACGACATCCCCCAAATCGTCAACAAGGCCGTGGCCGAGGGCAAGGTGCCGGCGGGCAAACATGTCATCCACGCCAACACCCCCAGCTACGTGGGCTCGCACGTCACCGGGTTCGCCGGCATGACCAAGGCCATGGTGGACTATTTCGCCGAGACGGGCGGCCCCCGCAGCAAGACCATCAACCTGATCCCCGGCTTTGTGGAGCCCAGCGACATGGCCGAAATGCGGCGCATGACAGCCGAGATGGGTCTTGAGACCATCATCTTCCCGGACACCTCCGGAGTGCTCAACGGGCCCATGACCGGCAAATACCGCATGTACCCCCCCGGCGGGGTGACCGTGGAGGCCCTGCGCCGGACCGGCTGCAGCCAGGGCACCGTGGCCCTGGGCCGCCTGGCCTCGGGGGATGCCGCCCGCGCCTTGGACGTCAAGTGCAAGGTACCCTGCCAGATCCTGGATCTGCCCATCGGGCTGGCGGCCACGGACCGCTTCGTGGACACCCTGCACCGCATGGCGGGGGTCGGCGTGGCCGACAGCCTGACCTTCGAGCGCGGCCAGATGGTGGATATCATCGCCGACATGCACCAGTACTTCTACGGCAAGCGCGTCGGCCTGGTGGGGGACCCGGACCAGCTGTTGGCGCTGACCCAATTCCTGGTGTCGCTGGACATGGCCCCGGTTTACCTGGTCACCGGCAGCCCGGCCGGCAAAAAGTACGAAAAACGGCTGCGGGCCGCGGTGGAAGGGGTACCCCAGGAGGTCAAGATCAAGGTCGGCGGCGACATGTATCTCTTTCACCAGTGGATCAAGCAGGCGCCGGTGGACCTTGTGATCGGCAACTCCTACGTCAAGTACATCGCCCGCGACGAGGACATTCCCTACGTGCGCCACGGGTTCCCGATCCTGGACCGCGTCGGTCACAGCTACTTCCCGACGGTGGGCTACCGCGGCGGGATGCGGCTGCTGGAGAAGATCCTCGACGCCCTTCTGGACCGCAAGGACCGCGACGCCACCGACATCGGCTTTGAACTCGTCATGTAG
- the nifE gene encoding nitrogenase iron-molybdenum cofactor biosynthesis protein NifE has protein sequence MASIPILKEREKQIHRKGAQPFSLTCGQHSLAGVVSQRACVFCGSRVVLYPIADALHLIHGPVGCAAYTWDIRGALSSGPELHRLSFTTDLREKDVIFGGEKKLQRALTELIDAYQPRAAFVYSTCIVGIIGDDVAAVCRQVAREKGIPVLPVHSEGFKGTKKDGYKAACEALFQLVGQGQVDRIDPCSINILGEFNIGGEAWIIKSYYEKMGVAVVATMTGDGRVDAIRRSHGAALNVVQCSGAMTTLAEMMQERYGIPYIRASYFGLEDTSKALYDVAAHFAGNPEIMTRTQSLVREEISAITPELQQIKAAVSGKRAAIYVGGAFKAFSLIKALRYLGMDVVLVGSQTGNDADYQTLREMCDDGTIILDDANPLELSKYIIEKGADLFIGGVKERPIAYKMGIGFCDHNHERKIPLAGYEGMLHFAREVYRSVTSPVWRFAPTRAAAAKEVSP, from the coding sequence ATGGCCAGCATCCCGATTCTCAAGGAACGCGAAAAACAGATCCACCGCAAGGGCGCCCAACCCTTCAGCCTGACCTGCGGCCAGCACAGCCTGGCCGGGGTGGTCAGCCAGCGGGCGTGCGTCTTCTGCGGCTCGCGGGTGGTGCTCTACCCCATCGCCGATGCGCTCCACCTGATCCACGGGCCGGTGGGCTGCGCGGCCTACACCTGGGACATCCGCGGGGCGCTCTCCTCGGGCCCCGAACTTCACCGGCTGTCCTTCACCACCGACCTGCGGGAGAAGGACGTGATCTTCGGCGGGGAAAAAAAGCTCCAGCGCGCCCTGACGGAGCTGATCGACGCCTACCAGCCGCGGGCGGCCTTCGTCTATTCCACCTGCATCGTGGGGATCATCGGCGACGACGTGGCCGCGGTCTGCCGCCAGGTGGCCCGCGAGAAGGGGATCCCGGTCTTGCCGGTGCACTCCGAGGGCTTCAAGGGCACCAAGAAGGACGGCTACAAGGCGGCCTGCGAGGCCCTCTTCCAACTGGTCGGCCAGGGGCAGGTGGACCGGATCGACCCCTGCAGCATCAACATCCTGGGGGAATTCAACATCGGCGGGGAGGCCTGGATCATCAAATCCTACTACGAGAAGATGGGCGTCGCGGTGGTGGCCACCATGACCGGCGACGGCCGGGTGGACGCCATCCGCCGCTCCCACGGGGCGGCGCTCAATGTGGTGCAGTGCTCCGGGGCCATGACCACCCTGGCGGAGATGATGCAGGAACGCTACGGCATCCCCTACATCCGGGCGTCCTACTTCGGTCTCGAGGACACCTCCAAGGCCCTTTACGACGTGGCCGCGCACTTCGCGGGAAACCCCGAGATCATGACCCGCACCCAGTCCCTGGTTCGGGAGGAGATCAGCGCCATCACCCCCGAGCTCCAGCAAATAAAGGCCGCCGTGAGCGGCAAGCGGGCCGCCATCTACGTGGGGGGTGCCTTCAAGGCCTTTTCGCTGATCAAAGCCCTGCGCTACCTGGGCATGGACGTGGTCCTGGTGGGCTCCCAGACCGGCAACGACGCGGATTACCAGACGCTGCGGGAGATGTGCGACGACGGCACCATCATCCTGGACGACGCCAATCCCCTGGAGCTTTCCAAGTACATCATCGAAAAGGGCGCGGACCTGTTCATCGGCGGCGTCAAGGAGCGCCCCATCGCCTACAAGATGGGCATCGGCTTCTGCGACCACAACCACGAGCGCAAGATCCCGCTGGCCGGCTACGAGGGCATGCTGCACTTTGCGCGCGAGGTTTACCGCAGCGTCACCAGCCCGGTCTGGCGTTTTGCACCGACCCGGGCCGCGGCCGCAAAGGAGGTCTCGCCATGA
- a CDS encoding nitrogenase, with translation MIGSSPENRPFTATRNACKLCTPLGAALVFKGIRGAVPLLHGSQGCATYIRRYLISHYREPIDIACSNFSEQTAIFGGGANLKIALDNIRRQYDPELIGVATTCLSETIGDDVPMFIREYRESCEGQDSPPVVHVATPSYQGTHMQGFHAALRALVGQLAEGGSPPGRHLNLFPGMVSPADLRHLGEICADFGLPAVLLPDYADTLDGPLWTEYQRIPEGGTPMAAVRSSGSARASLELGAVLAREKETAATFLQRTFQVPCHRLGLPVGIDATDRMFAALAEISGRPTPQKHLRERGRLIDSYADGHKYVMDARAVVFGEEDLVAGLAGFLAEIGVVPVVCASGGRSGHLAACIAERFPDHSQKGIQVLSDADFVAIEAAAREAQPDFLIGNSKGYSMARRLGKPLIRVGFPVHDRLGGARLLHLGYRGSQQLFDRIANTLMAAGQSASPVGYTYI, from the coding sequence ATGATAGGGTCATCGCCCGAAAACCGGCCATTCACGGCCACCCGCAACGCCTGCAAGCTCTGTACACCGCTGGGGGCCGCCCTGGTCTTCAAGGGCATCCGCGGGGCGGTGCCCCTGCTGCACGGCTCCCAGGGCTGCGCCACCTACATCCGGCGCTACCTGATCAGCCACTACCGGGAGCCCATCGACATCGCCTGCTCCAACTTCTCCGAGCAGACCGCGATCTTCGGCGGCGGCGCGAACCTCAAGATCGCCCTGGACAACATCCGCCGCCAGTACGACCCCGAACTGATCGGGGTGGCCACCACCTGCCTCAGTGAGACCATCGGCGACGACGTGCCCATGTTCATCCGCGAGTACCGCGAGAGCTGCGAGGGCCAGGATTCGCCGCCGGTGGTGCACGTGGCCACACCCAGCTATCAGGGCACCCACATGCAGGGGTTTCACGCGGCGCTGCGGGCCCTGGTGGGGCAGCTGGCCGAAGGCGGCTCCCCGCCCGGCCGCCACCTGAATCTCTTCCCGGGGATGGTGTCGCCGGCGGATCTCCGGCACCTCGGGGAAATCTGCGCGGATTTCGGGCTGCCCGCCGTGCTCCTGCCGGACTACGCCGACACCCTCGACGGCCCCCTGTGGACCGAGTACCAGCGCATCCCCGAGGGCGGCACACCCATGGCGGCGGTCCGCAGCAGCGGCAGCGCGCGGGCCAGCCTGGAGCTGGGCGCCGTGCTGGCCCGCGAAAAAGAGACCGCGGCCACGTTCTTACAGAGGACATTCCAGGTGCCCTGCCACCGGCTGGGGCTGCCCGTGGGCATCGACGCCACCGACCGGATGTTCGCCGCCTTGGCCGAAATCAGCGGACGGCCGACCCCGCAAAAGCATTTACGGGAGCGTGGGCGGCTGATCGACAGTTATGCCGACGGCCACAAGTACGTCATGGACGCCCGCGCGGTGGTCTTCGGGGAAGAGGACCTGGTGGCCGGCCTGGCCGGTTTTCTGGCTGAAATCGGCGTGGTGCCTGTGGTCTGCGCATCGGGCGGCCGCAGCGGCCACCTGGCGGCCTGCATCGCCGAGCGCTTTCCGGATCACAGCCAGAAAGGGATCCAGGTGCTCAGCGACGCCGACTTCGTTGCCATCGAGGCCGCCGCCCGGGAGGCCCAACCCGATTTTCTGATCGGCAACAGCAAAGGCTACAGCATGGCACGGCGTCTGGGCAAGCCGCTGATCCGGGTGGGCTTTCCGGTCCACGACCGCCTCGGCGGCGCCCGCCTGCTGCACCTGGGCTACCGCGGCAGCCAGCAGCTGTTCGACCGGATCGCCAACACCTTGATGGCCGCAGGCCAGTCCGCCTCCCCGGTGGGATACACCTATATATAG
- a CDS encoding radical SAM protein, with protein sequence MNLEHHPCFNVKAHKTFGRVHLPVAPRCNVQCKFCNRKFDCVNESRPGVTSAVLTPAQAMIYLGAVLQQKPNIAVVGIAGPGDPFANPDETLETLRQVRQRHPEMLLCLASNGLAIGPHLDALAALKVSHVTITVNAVDPEIGARIYSWVRDGKRVVRAESGAKILLERQLAAIRGLKARGITVKVNSIIIPGINDGHIETVARRMSALGVDILNCVPYFPSRGSAFEDLPEPSAEMVKTVRAAAGGHLKQMRHCTRCRADAVGLLGEAPSQELMATLQACERLPAEDPDGEAAINGARPHVAVASMEGVLVNQHLGEARKLLIYGRKNGLVELLEARETPPPGGGGQRWAQLADSLEDCGTLLVSGVGDNPRRTLAASGLAVLEIEGLIVEAVAAVLEGRSLRHLIKRKRSACAAACTGTGGGCG encoded by the coding sequence ATGAACCTGGAACACCACCCCTGTTTTAACGTCAAGGCCCACAAAACCTTCGGCCGGGTGCACCTGCCGGTCGCCCCGCGCTGCAACGTGCAGTGCAAGTTCTGCAACCGCAAATTCGACTGCGTCAATGAAAGCCGCCCAGGCGTGACCAGCGCTGTGCTGACCCCCGCCCAAGCCATGATCTATCTTGGGGCCGTGCTCCAGCAAAAGCCCAACATCGCCGTGGTGGGGATTGCCGGCCCGGGCGACCCCTTTGCCAACCCCGACGAAACCCTGGAGACCCTGCGCCAGGTGCGCCAGCGCCACCCCGAGATGCTGCTCTGCCTGGCATCCAACGGACTTGCCATCGGACCGCACCTGGATGCCTTGGCGGCCCTGAAGGTCAGCCACGTCACCATCACCGTCAATGCCGTCGACCCCGAGATCGGCGCCCGAATCTACAGCTGGGTGCGCGACGGCAAGCGCGTGGTGCGTGCCGAGAGCGGCGCCAAAATCCTTCTGGAACGCCAGCTGGCGGCCATCCGCGGCCTCAAGGCACGCGGCATCACGGTCAAGGTCAACAGCATCATCATTCCCGGGATCAACGACGGCCATATCGAGACGGTCGCCCGCCGGATGTCGGCCCTGGGGGTCGACATCCTCAACTGCGTGCCCTACTTCCCCAGCCGCGGCTCGGCCTTCGAGGATCTACCGGAGCCTTCGGCCGAAATGGTCAAGACGGTGCGCGCAGCCGCCGGAGGCCACCTAAAACAGATGCGCCACTGCACCCGCTGCCGGGCGGACGCGGTGGGCCTCCTGGGAGAGGCGCCCAGTCAGGAACTGATGGCGACCCTGCAGGCCTGCGAACGCCTGCCGGCCGAAGATCCGGATGGCGAAGCAGCGATCAACGGCGCCCGCCCCCACGTGGCGGTGGCCAGTATGGAAGGTGTGCTGGTCAACCAGCACCTGGGCGAGGCCCGCAAGCTGCTGATCTACGGCCGTAAGAACGGCTTGGTCGAACTGCTCGAGGCCCGGGAAACCCCGCCGCCGGGCGGCGGCGGTCAGCGCTGGGCGCAGCTGGCCGACAGCCTGGAGGACTGCGGCACCCTGCTGGTCAGCGGCGTCGGTGACAACCCGCGGCGCACGCTGGCCGCCAGCGGTTTGGCGGTTCTGGAAATCGAGGGGCTGATCGTTGAGGCGGTTGCAGCCGTCTTGGAGGGCCGCAGCCTGCGGCATCTGATCAAACGCAAGCGCAGCGCCTGCGCTGCGGCCTGCACGGGGACCGGCGGGGGCTGCGGCTGA
- a CDS encoding (2Fe-2S) ferredoxin domain-containing protein has protein sequence MEKPKHHICVCASFRAGGDPKGVCHKKGSVGFLPYIENEILDRGLDAQVTSTGCMKACDFGPVMVVYPEGHWYGNVDSEEAIDEILDALEAGAAAAQYRIA, from the coding sequence ATGGAAAAACCGAAGCATCACATCTGCGTCTGCGCCAGTTTCCGCGCCGGCGGCGACCCCAAGGGGGTCTGCCACAAGAAAGGATCGGTTGGCTTTCTGCCCTACATCGAAAACGAAATCCTGGACCGCGGCCTGGACGCCCAGGTGACCAGCACCGGCTGCATGAAGGCCTGCGATTTCGGGCCGGTCATGGTGGTCTATCCCGAAGGCCACTGGTACGGCAACGTGGACAGCGAGGAGGCCATCGACGAGATCCTGGACGCTCTGGAAGCCGGCGCAGCTGCCGCCCAGTACCGGATCGCCTGA